One window of the Passer domesticus isolate bPasDom1 chromosome W, bPasDom1.hap1, whole genome shotgun sequence genome contains the following:
- the LOC135289027 gene encoding uncharacterized protein LOC135289027 isoform X1 — MVYGFFVLPCIPVLAVFWEFISNYTQLVRGGAGNEAFQPFLSFFSFESVMSLLENVQFPLNVKDTIFLVFNLVSFLYMVCSFSRMRAEMSRRADETPDPEVDPRVENPEWGGKWENMGQILKEFSDPIVWDFPHEQIQNPAEVGKYLKEKYHDDPKEKRIIAVSWALAYAYRTLLDTVGQQTEEGGQGDTSSAIPVAQVAANTPGSKPAAKPHSEPKPAVKPDNKPQPMAVATSTRSGKCTDKTDRPVDDDDDDAGEGPSTFPDIKSGVKATGTRSEANIESFSLKDLRGLRKDYTRRSDESIISWLVRLWDAAGEATILDGTEARHLGSLSHDPVIDQGMMRGANPHSLWARVLDSVAQRYLCADDLYMQQTQWKTIEQGIQRLREMAVAEIIFSDDITTRNPDLVPCTSVMWRKLVRLGPHEYASALAIMKRDDTDETVLDMARKLRAYADAVHGPTHARIAAVETRLQRLEDKIEENHKKLREEIKENLLQISAVQIRGSGTQRRRSPDGERRYTPRAELWFFLRDCGENMRLWDGKSTAALARRVRELKEDRAQRGSSTTRKAAPVACSRTARYDDDDDMSNPLEGTSKTYAQGKKDNQA; from the coding sequence atggtttatggttttttcgtcctaccctgcatcccagttctagcagtgttttgggaatttattagtaattacacccagctagttagaggaggagcagggaatgaggctttccagcctttcctttccttcttctcctttgaatctgttatgtcacttttggagaatgttcagtttcccctgaatgttaaagacaccatctttctggtatttaatctcgtaagcttcctctatatggtctgcagcttctctagaatgagggccgagatgtctagaagagctgatgagacccctgacccagaagtagacccacgtgtggagaatcctgagtggggtggaaaatgggaaaatatgggccaaatcctgaaagaattctctgaccctatagtctgggactttccccatgaacaaattcagaacccagctgaggtggggaaatatctgaaagagaaatatcatgatgaccctaaggagaaaaggatcattgcagtgagctgggccctggcatatgcttatcgcacactgctagatactgtagggcagcagacagaggaaggggggcagggagatacatcatCAGCTATCCCAGTCGCTCAGgttgcagccaacaccccaggctcaaagccagcagctaaaccacatagtgagcctaagccagcagttaaaccagacaataagcctcaaccaatggctgttgctactagcactagaagtgggaagtgcacagacaagaccgatcgaccagtggatgatgatgatgatgatgcaggagaaggaccctcaacatttcctgacataaaatcaggagtcaaggcaactggcacaagatcagaagccaatattgagtccttctccctgaaggacctgcgtggcctaaggaaggattacacccgacgatctgatgaatccataattagctggttagtccgtctttgggatgctgcaggcgaggctacaattctggacggcacagaagcgaggcatttgggatccctgtcacatgatcctgtcatcgaccaaggcatgatgaggggggctaaccctcacagcctctgggcacgggtcttggacagtgtagcacaaagatacctgtgtgccgatgatctctacatgcagcaaacacagtggaaaaccatagaacaagggattcaacgcttgagggaaatggcagtggcagagattatattctcagatgacataacaactaggaacccagacttggtaccatgcacatctgtgatgtggcgaaaactggtacgacttgggccacatgaatatgcatctgctctagctatTATGAAGCGGGATGACACAGATGAGACCGTGCTTGACATGGCAAGgaagctccgagcttatgcagatgctgtacatggcccaacacatgccagaatcgcagcggtggaaacacgtctgcagagattagaagataagatagaggagaatcataagaagctcagagaggagattaaagaaaaccttctccaaatctcggcagtacagatcagaggttctggtacccaacgcagacgttccccagatggagagagaaggtacaccccacgagctgagctgtggttcttcctgcgtgattgtggagaaaacatgaggctatgggatggaaaatccaccgctgctctggcccgaagggtgcgtgaattgaaggaagacagggctcagagaggaagttccaccacaaggaaagcagctccagttgcctgtagccgaactgccaggtatgatgatgatgatgacatgtctaatccccttgaaggaacctctaagacatatgcccaaggaaagaaggataaccaggcttag